The nucleotide sequence ACATATTATACAACACGTTTGGGAAAACACACATGAACAAATTCAAGACATCCGAAATCAAACCGTTGTAGCATTAGAAAAAAACAATATTCAATTGCCTTTTAAAGCAGCTGCTGAATATCTAATGGACGATCAGTTTGTAAAACTTTTTCAATCAAACGACCTTCTAACTCTTAAAGGGAAACATGTATTGGTCGAGATGTCCTATATTAATGCCCCTATTCAATTATATTCTATTTTATTCGACTTACAAGTAGCGGGTTATATTCCGGTTTTAGCACATCCTGAACGCTATTTATTTTATCATAAAAACAAAAATGAATATCAAAAACTCAAGAGAGCTGGTTGTAAATTTCAACTGAATATCTTGGCAACAGTAGGTTATTACGGAAAAGAAGTCACTATTCAAGCTGAAGAACTCCTTCAAAAAGGAATGTATGACTTTGTGGGCTCTGATGTTCATCATTCAAATCATATTAAAGCCTTTGATCAAAAATTAAAAATCAAAGACTTAAACCCCCTAAAAGAAATCATCGCTAACAATCAATTTTTTAAATTAGATTAATAAAACTATCTAATAAACAGCGTTAAGGTAGTCCCCTTTTAGAACAAAATCATATTACAAACCTCTCTGTCAGACTGAGCCAAGCCTGCCCTGAGTGTATCGAAGGGTCGAAGTCCCTTTTTAGAACAAAACTTTATCGGAACCTTCTCTGTCTGACTAATTTAAATCTTCCTTGAGTTTATCGAAATACCATTTAAACACCAAAGAATAGTTTTCATAAAACAATATAATAAACAATGTTAAAGGAAAATAACTAGACTTCGACAAGCTCAGTCTGACAATAGTGGAATTAAATTTACCATAACGTCATAACCTTCTAAAGTACGAAGTCACTATTTACAACAAAATCGTAATTGCAAACCTCTTTGTCAGACTGAGCCTGTCGAAGTCCCCTTTGAGGACAAAATCATATTTGCAAACCTCTTTGTCAGACTGAGCCAAGCCTGCCCTGAGTGTATCGAAGGGTCGAAGTCCCTTTTTCAACAAAACCATATTAAAAACCTATTGTCAGACTGAGCTAAGCCTGCCCTGAGTGTATCGAAGGCTCAAAGTCCACCATGAATAACAACTTATTACAAGCTTGTGGAAGAATCATCTTTTCCGTATTCTGTATAATTTTTAGAATATCTCACTAATTTATCCCAATCTTCATCAATTAATGCTTGCTTTTTTCTTCTACTCCAACCTTTTATTTTCTTTTCAATCATAATAGCTTGTGTAGGTTCAGTAAACATTTCATACCAAACTAATTCTACAGGTCTTCTTTTAAAAGTATAGGAATCTTTATTAAATCCTACATTATGTTCGTATAATCTTCTCTCTAAATCATTTGTTATTCCTGTATAAAAAGAATCGTCAGCACATTTTAAAATATAGACAAAATATGTTTTCATAAAACAATATAATAAATAATGTTAAAGGAATTCAACTGGACTTCGACAAACTCAGTCTGACAATTGTGGAATTCTATTTATCACAACATCATAACCCTATAAAGTTTGAAGTCCTTACAACGACAAAATCATACTTACAAACCTCTTTGTCAGACTGAGCTAAGCCTGCCCTGAGTGTATCGAAGGGTCGAAGTCCCATTTTAGAACAAAACTTTATCGAAACAATCTTTGTCTGACTAATTTAAATCTTCCTTGAGTTTATCGAAATACCATTTAAACACCAAAGAATAGTTTTCATAAAACAATATAATAAACAATGTTAAAGGAAAATAACTAGACTTCGACAGGCTCTGTCTGACAATAGTGGGATTATATTTATCATAACTCCCCAATCATCTAAAGTTATATGTCATTATAACAACAAAATCATATTACAAACCTTTTGTCAGACTGAGCCTGTCGAAGTCCCTTTTTTAACGAAATCATACTTACAAACCTCTTTGTCAGACTGAGCCAAGCCTGCCCTGAGTGTATCGAAGGGTCGAAGTCCCTTTTGAGAACAAAACGATATCGAAACATTCTTTATCTGATTAACTTAACTCTTCCTTGAATAGATCGAAATACCTTTTAAATACAAAAAAATAATGTTCATAAAACAATATAATAAACAATGTTAAAGGAAAATAACTAGACTTCGACAAGCTCTGTCTGACAATAGTGGGATTATATTTATCATAACTCCCCAATCATCTAAAGTTATATGTCATTATGACAACAAAATCATATTACAAACCTTTTGTCAGACTGAGCCTGTCGAAGTCCCTTTTTTAACGAAATCATATTTACAAACCTCTCTGTCAGACTGAGCCAAGCCTGCCCTGAGTGTATCGAAGGATCGAAGTCCCTTTTTCAACAAAACCATATTAAAAACCTATTATCATACTGAGCCAAGCCTGCCCTGAGTGTATCGAAGGGTCGAAGTCCTCTTATAACGAAATCATATTTGCAAACCTCTCTGTCAGACTGAGCCAAGCCTGCCCTGAGTGTATCGAAGGGTCGAAGTCCCTTTTTAGAACAAAACTTAATCTAGTCTCTTTAGAAAAAACAAAAAAGTTTACAAAGAATATTTGATTTTCTATGTAAACTTTATTGTTTATAACAACTGTAGTTATTATTTCTTTAATTTCTTATACCAAGGTTCATTTTGAGCATGAACACCATAACCATAACTATAGCCATAGCCTTTTGATGAATCGGTATCATTCAATAGCATACACATATTAGGTAATTTATTGTCTCTGTATAACGTACTTGGAATATTCAACATACGTTTTTCTAATACATTAGCACGAACAACATAAACAAAACAATCAGCATGTTTTGCAATTAACAAGGTATCCGTTACCAAACTTACAGGGGCTGTATCTACAATTATATAATCGTACTGTGCTTTTAAAGTTTCAAATATAGTATCTACCCTACTGCTCATTAACAATTCAGCCGGGTTTGGCGGAATAACTCCTGAAGGCAATACATAAAAATTATCATATCCTTCTTGTTTCACAACCAGGCTATTCAAATCAATATTTTTATCACTTAAGAAATTCGTTACCCCTCTTTCTGGCAATGTCAAATAATCATCAATTCTTGGATTACGAATATCCATACCAATCAACAATACTTTTTTACCTGATAAAGCAAAAGTAGCGGCTAAATTAACCGAAACAAAGGTCTTTCCTTCCTTAGGAAATGTTGACGTTAAGAATATCGTTTTAGCTTTATCATCACTTGCTTTACTAATCATGAACTCTAAATTCGTACGGATGATACGCAATGCCTCGGCCGAACTAGACCTGCTACCCGTATTCATCACCTCGTGATCAGATTCAGATGTAGGCAAATCTCCAATAAACGGAATCAATGTTTTCCCCTCGATATCTAAACGCGTTTTTACTTTTGTATCCAATAAATCAATCAAATACAAAATACTAAACGGAATCAATAATCCTAAAATCAATGCGACTAATGTAATCATTGCACGCTTAGGGAAAACCGGTTGTTTCTGTGCTTTGGCAGCATCAATTACTCTTGCATTTGGCTCAGTAGCAGACAAGGCAATTGCCGTTTCTTCACGCTTTTGCAACAAATACAAATAGAGTTCTTCCTTAACTTTTTGTTGTCTTGCAATGGCTCTAAACTGTCTTTCCTGAGAAGGGATTTTTTTGATTCTATTATCGATTAAGCCCTCTTGATTGTTTAAATTTCTTTTTTGAATCGTCAAACTAGAACGCAAACGCTCTAAACTAGAAATGACATTCGCACGAAGCGAAGCAATTTGCTGATCCAACTTAATAACAGTAGGATTTTCAGCTGTGGCTGACTTTAATAATCGGTTGCGCTCTAACACCAACTCATTATAGGAATCCACCATCGTACTTGAAGACTCATCCTTTGAAATCATATTAGAAGGTAATAAATCTGAATTATTACTCTTTTTAATAAAATCTAACATCGAATTGGCCACGTTTAACTGAATCTCAGTTTCAATACCTTTTTTATCATATTCACTAGAACCCTCTATAAAAAGTTTTGCCTCTGATTCAATATCTGTTAAACGATTTGAAGTTTTAAAACTTTCGCCATCTTGTTCTACCCCATCCAATTCTTCTGCAATCAGAGCTAATCTTTTCGCAATAAATTTTGACGTATTACCCGATATTAAATTTTTATCTTCAACCGCATTGTTATTATAAATGCGAACTAGATTATCTAAAAATTGCTCCGACTTTTCAACTACTCCATCAACCAAAGACAGCTCTAAAACACTACTTTGCTTGCTCACAGGATTTACTTTGAGTTGACTTCTAAATCCCTCGGCTACATCAGCGATTGGGTTTAATCGAATAAAAATTTCTGACTCACCATCCCATAAATTATTCGTGGAAAAATGTTCAACCGATTTATCAATAACTAAATCACCACAACTAGTAGGTATCGTTTCACCAAAATGGTACTCTTTTTTAGAATTTACAAGTATTAAAGGACGATCTTCGACCACTTTTTCTATCAATGAAAAACTATTATTGCCCGTTTTCAAAAAAACTAGCTCAGCTTCTGACTCGTAATATTTAGGTTTTCTATTTTCAAAACGTACTAAAATTGGAGCTTTTGAATACAATTCTCTTGTTACAAATTTCTTTTTTGCAAACAACGACACATTCAAATCTAATTCATTAACCGTACTTTCAACAAGTGTTCTTGAACGTAAAATTTCAATTTCGTTATCGATGTCATTTTTAATTCCACCTCCAAATCCCATATCGGAAAAAGCAGACAATTCAGACAACATACTGTTTTTATCCTCCTTTACTAAAATAGTAGTATTGGACTGGTATTGCGGTGTTGCTAATTTTAAATATACAAAAGCTAATGAAAGGCAAATGAAAACACTTAACAAAAACCATTTCCAATGTGAAGCATATTGATCAATGATTACTCTTAATTGAAAATCATTCTCCGTTTCTTCGTTTAACAGATTATTTTGCATGAAAAGATTATTTTGTAATAGAAATAATTAAGGTAATTAAGGAAACCAATATAGAAGTAGCAGAAATTATCACTCCTGTATCAGGTCCAATTTTTGAAGCATTTATTTTGGACCTATTCGGCTCTACATAGACCACATCATTTTGAGCCAAATAATAAAAAGGCGAATTCACAATGTCAGCTTTGGTTAAATCTACTCTATTAAAAGTTTTTTTACCATCAACTTCTCTAATCACTAAGATATTATCCCTTTTTCCGTAAATAGTTAAATCTTTGGCCATACTTAAGGCTTCTAACAACGTCAATCGCTCCGAATTAATAGTAAAAGTTCCTGGAGCTACTACTTCTCCTTGTACAGAAACCTTAAAATTCATGATGCGTAAATTTACGATAGGATTTTTGATATAGGTAGCGATTTTTTTAGTAAGCATACTAACTACTTCCGTTCTCGTTTTACCACTAACTTTTTGCTTTCCTAAGACAGGAAAATCAATTGTACCTTGAGAATCTACTAAATACAATTGTGAAGATTGTTGCCCTATTAAATCCTGAGCAGTAGGACTAACAACATTTATAGCCTTCAAATTAAAAGGAGCGGCTACTTCTGGGTCCTCAGCGGAAACGATAATCATCAGTAAATCATCGGCTTGAATCTTAATTTCATAGGAATTCACACTTTCAACTTTCCCAAGATTATCACTATTTTGATAATACACTACTTCCTGTTTGGAGCCACATGAGAAGAACAAACAAATAAAAAATAAAACTAAATTATTTTTTATTAGATATAAATATTTCATTAAATAACTTTTTTTTTTCGAATGCGAATATAAAAAAAAACTTTCACTAAGGGATAAATATCCCAATTAAAAAGCTCTTTCTAATTAAAACTTAACAGCTAATTTTGTCTAAGACCTCATAATTAGAATTCATACTCTTATATTCAGGAATGATGAACTTCATTTTGGCAACAATATTCTTATTGTCAAACGAATTAGCAATTTGAATTAATTCCTCAATATTCTGATGCAAAAGAGTGTATTCTTCTTGTATTTCCTGAGCAATCATTATCTTGTCATGGTAAGTAGGCAAAGTCTTAGAGGTGTCATTCAACAGTTCCTCATATAATTTTTCTCCAGGTCGCAATCCTATCTCTTGAATTTCAATTTCTTTTCCAGGAGTAAAACCCGCTAGTTTAATCATTTTATTAGCCAAATCGATAATCTTAACTGGTTTTCCCATATCAAAGATATAAATCTCACCTCCATTCCCCATCGCACCTGCTTCCAAAACCAGTTGACAAGCTTCTGGGATGGTCATAAAATACCTTATAATATCTCTATGAGTTATCGTAATCGGACCTCCTTCGGCAATTTGCTTAGTAAACAAGGGAACAACTGAACCATTAGAACCTAAAACATTACCAAAACGAGTAGTAATAAATTTAGTCCCCGCAACACCTATCGCCTTATTTTTTAAATGTAAGGATTGCACATACTTTTCTGCTATTCGTTTACTTGCTCCCATTACATTAGACGGATTAACTGCTTTATCGGTTGATATCATTACAAATTTCTCAACCTTAAATTCACAGGATAAGTCAGCTAAATTCTTAGTTCCTTGTACATTAGTATGAATGGCTTGCGAAGGATTTTTCTCCATCAAAGGCACATGTTTATAGGCCGCAGCATGAAAAACTACATCGGGATGATACTTATTAAAAACCCTTTTTAAAGCAGCGAAATTTCTAATATCTGCAACAACTGTTTTAATTTTAGATTTCAACTTTAAAGTGTCAGTCTCCAAGTTCAAATGATGCAAAGGAGTTTCTGCTTGGTCTAAAATAATCACCTTTTTAGGATTAAACCCTAATACTTGACGCGTGATTTCACTACCGATAGAACCAGCAGCTCCCGTTATCAAAATTGTTTTATCTTTCAATTGGTTTGAAATAGCCTTATTATCTAGAACAATGGGATTTCTATTTAATAAATCTTCAATTTGAATTTTCTTTATCTTTTGAGAAATCTCTTTTTGGTTTTCCCAATCAGAAATCACAGGCACATTATACACCTTATAGTTGTATTCTAGACATTGGTCTACAATAATTAATTGCTCCTGCTTTGACAAACTCTTATCGGCAAAAATTAAACCCTGTGCCCCAACACTACGCATGATGGTTGGAATTTGTTTTTTTTGTATCAAAATAGGAAGGTTCAACATCCTCTTAGTCCCATTTTGTTTGTTCTTATCTATAAAACCAACAATCTTAAAACGGGAAGGAGACTCAAACTTCAAAGCATTGGCAACCGAAATAGCATTAGCGTCAGCCCCATAAATTACAGCTCTTGTTAACCCCTCTTTATTCCCTTCTGAAAAATAAAGTTCAAAAGTTTGCTTAACAATTACTCGGTACAAAAATAAACCACAAAATGACAATACGATATTAATAAAGAAAGACGTATTTAAAAATGCTTTAGTACCATATACAAATTCATGTGTATAATTAAACACAAGAAATAATATCAATACTGAAGATTGTGAGAATAAAAGCTTCACGGCATCTATATAGGACGAATGTCTAATAATTCCCGAATAGGTTCGAAACACCCAAAAGAAAAATAGATTTGTAAAAAGCAAAATACCTACAAAACTTAATTCAGAATCAATCTTAATATAGCGCAACCCCATCCCTTTAAACAACAAATAAGTCGCTAAAAAGGCAGCAATCAAAACCGACAAATCAAAAAGCACGATAATCCATCGAGGCAGATAACTTAAGTTACAAACTCTGAATCGCAAACTTAGATTAGAAAAGTAATTTTCTAATTTAGAATTAGTAGTTGTCTTCAAATTGTTATTACTATTATTAATTAATTTTTTTTCCTGATTAGCAAAAATACAAATAAAGTTGACTTATGGAATAAACATCACAATTATTCAGGTTAACTACCAATTTTTCAATGTTTTATCCTAAAAAAATTACATTCCTTATCTCTTTAACAGACAAAAAAACAATTCCATAAGAAACCTTCATTATTTCTTAAAAAGACTTAACAGATATTCCCCATAACCTGATTTTTTTAATGGCTCTGCTAGGAGTTTCAATTCCTTATCACTAATAAAACCTTGCCTCCAAGCAATCTCTTCAATACAGCCAATTTTCAATCCTTGTCTTTCTTCAATCACCTGTACAAATTGACCAGCCTGCATTAAACTGTTAAAAGTCCCCGTATCCAACCAAGCGGTTCCTCTACTTAAAATTCCTACTTTAAGTTTGCCTTGTTCTAGATACGCTTTATTTATATCTGTTATTTCATATTCTCCTCTAGCAGAGGGTTGAATTTTTTTAGCAATTGATACAACGGAATTGTCATAAAAATACAAACCAGGCACGGCATAATTCGATTTAGGTTTTAAAGGCTTCTCTTCAATTGAAACAGCTTTTAAATCCTTATCGAATTCTACCACACCATAACGTTCTGGATCAGACACATGATATGCAAAAACCACACCTCCCTCTGGATTGGTATTGGACTGCAACAATTCATGCATATTAGACCCAAAAAATATATTATCCCCCAATACCAAAGCTACAGAATCATTACCAATAAAATCTTCTCCAATGACAAAGGCTTGTGCTAATCCATTTGGAATAGGTTGCTCTGCATAACTAAACTTACAGCCAATAGCTGAACCATCCCCTAATAATCTCTTAAAATTCGGTAAATCATGAGGTGTTGATATAATTAATATTTCATTAATCCCAGCCATCATTAATGTTGACAAAGGATAATAAATCATTGGTTTATCATATACAGGCATCATCTGTTTACTCATTGCAAGAGTCAAAGGATGTAATCGTGTACCTGAACCTCCTGCCAAAATAATTCCTTTCATATCTCTACTATTATAATTTGGCCATCATTTTCTTTAAACTTTCTTTATACGGCACAATCTGAACAGCATATTTCTCTTTTATCTTGGAAGTATCCATTAATGAGAAACTAGGCCTTTGTGCTGGTGTAGGATAACTAGAAGTTGGAATTCCATTAACTTCACAAGAAAGTTGCGCAATTTCCTTTATATCTTTGGCAAATTCATACCAACTGATTTCTCCTGCATTAGAGTAATGATAGAGTCCTGATTCCCATTTCCCACTATTCAAAATGGTAAAAATGGCCTGGGCTAAATCAGCGGCATAGGTTGGTGCACCTATTTGATCAATGACCACTCCAATTGCTTTTCTTTCTCTCATTAATCGCAACATGGTTTTCACAAAATTATTACCAAATTCTGAATACACCCATGCCGTTCGAATAATGATACTATCTGGACAAAGAGAAGCACAAGCTTGCTCTCCTGCCAACTTGGTAACTCCATAAACACTTTGAGGATTCGGCACATCTTCTTCGGTATAAGCAATAGGAGAGTTTCCATCAAAAACATAATCGGTGGAAATATGGATTAGTTTTGATTGATTATCATGACATAATTTCGCCAAAGTAGCTACTGCCAAATGATTCACAACATTAGCAGTTACGCTATCTTCTTCCGCTTTATCCACTGCAGTATAGGCTGCACAATTGATAACAATATTGGGCTGAATTTTTTCGAAATTAGCTATAATCACAGATTCATCATCCAAAGGAAAATCAACAATATCCGTAAATACAAATTCAAAATCAGAATATTGAGATGCTAAAACTTGTATCTCAGACCCCAACTGCCCATTGGCTCCTGTTACTAAAATCTTTTCCATTAAAACTGACTGTTACATTCTGCAAAACTTGGCAATACCTTATCTTTTTCAGAAACAATGGCATCTTTTAAATCCATTCCCCAATCGATATTTAGGGTCGAATCATCAAACCGAATACCACCTTCACTTTCTTTATGATAAAACTGATCACATTTATACAACACGATAGCGGTATCACTCAAAACCGAAAAACCATGCGCAAAGCCTTGGGGAACTAACAACTGCTTCTTATTCTCTGCTGTTAAAACAATACTATACGATTGTCCGTAAGTAGGTGAGTCTTTGCGTAAATCAACCGCCACATCTAGGATTTCACCTTCTAATACTCTAACTAATTTCGTTTGAGCATAAGGAGGGTTTTGATAGTGCAGCCCTCTTAATGTTCCTTTTTGAGAAAAAGATTGATTGTCCTGAACAAAATCAAAATTAATCCCTAATTCTTTTAGTTTATTAGCATTAAAAGACTCCATAAAATATCCTCTTTCGTCGGCAAAAACGGTTGGAGTTAAAATTACTAAATCTTTAATATCGGTAGTTTCTAAATTCATTTTTATTGTTCGTTATTAAACCCTGCTGCGAAATTAATCTAAAATAATGCTATTTGTCCTATTAAATTTAAAACTAATGTGATTTTAAATAAATTATCCGCTTGGGATGTGAATTTTTAGCTCAAAAAAGGAATGAAAATGACGTCATCTTATCAAATAGAACTATGTCTGCCCTGAATGTATCAAAGGGTAAAAGTCCATATTTACAAAAAAACAAATCAAATGCCTATTGTCAGGCTAAGCTGAACTTGTCCTAAATTACCTAAAAACAAATCCTAATCCACCCTAAAAAAACTACTAATCACCCTTTCAATTCTTTCCTTTTCATTAACTGTCAAATTTGAACTAGAGGGTAAGCATAAGCCTTTCTCAAATAAAGACTGAGAAACTGCATTCCCATAATAAGGATAATTTTCAAAAACGGGTTGTAAATGCATCGGTTTCCATAACGGACGCGATTCAACATTCTCTTGTTCAAAAACCAACCGCAATCCTTCTGCACTGATTCCTAATTCGGGATTAGGTTCTACTAGTATAGTAGTCAACCAATAATTTGAATGAAAATCTTCATTCGGAACAGTAAAAACAGTTACTGAAGGAATTTCAGCAAACAAAGACACATAAAATTCATGCATTTTACGACGTAAAGTTACATGCCTGTCCAACACCTGTATTTGACCTCTTCCTATAGCCGCACAAATATTAGACATCCTATAATTATATCCAATTTCGCTGTGCTGATAATGAGCCGCTAGATCACGAGATTGAGTAGCGTAAAAAACTGCTTTTTCTTTTATTTCTTTGGACTTGCTAATGACAGCACCGCCACCAGAAGTCGTAATAATTTTATTGCCATTAAAAGACAAAACTCCTAAAGCTCCAAAAGTACCACAAAGTTGGCCTTTATAACTACTTCCTAAAGCTTCGGCCGCATCTTCCAAAACTGGGATTTCATACTCATTAGCTACTCTATGAATGGCCTCTATGTGGTATGGAACCCCATATAAGTGAACTGCAATAATGGCTTTTGGTTTTTTACCTTTTGCTATCCTCTCCTTGATTGCTTTTTCTAAAGCGTTGGGACATAGATTCCAGGTTTCAGCTTCACTATCTATAAATACAGGAGTGGCTCCTTGGTATAAAATGGGATTGGCTGAAGCCGAAAAAGTAAAACTTTGACATAGTACCTCATCACCGGCTTGGACTCCAAGCAAAACCAATCCTAAATGAATGGCTGAAGTACCCGAATTTAAGCCTGCGACAAAGGAACCTTGTCCTAAATACTGTTCCAAGTCTTCTTCAAATCCATTTACTTGTTCCCCTCCTGTCGAAATTGAATTTTGCAACAAGGCCTCCTGAATATAACCGTTTTCGGCTCCTCCTTGATGTGAGGTGGAAAGATAGATCCTAGATTTATTCATTTAATTGCCAAGTATCTTTATCAAAACGAACATCGTCTTCTTTTACCCTACTTAATGGTAAAGTAGAAAATGAAATTAATTTGGAATCTTTCTCCAAAGCTACAATCGCATTAGCATAGCCTGCTGGTATATGCAAAACCTTAGATTCGGAGGCTTGCAACACAACCGATTCTACTTTTAAATCTTTAGAAGGATTCATCCAATCATCAATTGCCACAAAACCAATTTGGAAAGAACCTGATACGCAATAAAAATTTTTACAATCTAGCTTATGACCTTGCCAAGCACGAACGGGATTTTCATCTGAATTGGTAATCACATAAAATCTCTCAATTCCATCAAATTTAAAATCATTTACAAATGCCACCGAACCACGATAGTCTTCAAATCTATCGCCTTGAATAACTTGAACATTCATTATTTTTACTATTATATTGAATACAACTGGACACCGTCCATGGATTAAAGACCATTTCCAAAACCACTTCGACAAGCTCAGTGTGACAATAGTGGAATTATTTCTTAACAAACAAAACCTTCTACCTACCGAAGTCCCTTTAACAACAAATCCTTAATAAAAACCTCTTTGTCAGACTGAGCTTAACCTGCCCTGAGTGTATCGATAGCTCGAAGTCCATTTCCAAAACCACTTCGACAAGCTCAGTGTGACAATAGTGGAATAATTTCTTAACAAACAAAAACCTTCTACCTATCGAAGACCCCTTTAACAACAAATCCTGAATAAAAACCTCTTTGTCAGACTGAGCTTAGCCTGCCCTGAGTGTATCGAAGGGTCGAAGTCCCCTTTAACAACAAATCCTGAATAAAAACCTCTTTGTCAGACTGAGCTTAGCCTGCCCTGAGTATATCGAAGGGTCGAAGTCCATTTTAACAACAAATCCTAAATAAAAACCTCTTTGTCAGACTGTGCTTAGCCTGCCCTGAGTGTATCGAAGGGTCGAAGTCCCCTTTAACAACAAATCCTGAATAAAAACCTCTTTGTCAGACTGAGCTTGTCGAAGTCCCTTTTTACAACAAATTTCAAATAAAAAACCAATTAAATCGCTAAACGTTTCTGACCCTTTTTAACAAATAAAACTTAACGGTATAGAGTGCAAATAATGGAATTAAAACCATAACGATTAAAGCAATATCAGGAATGCGTTGGTATCCCCAAAACACAAAAGCTGAAACTGCAATTT is from Flavobacterium sp. NG2 and encodes:
- a CDS encoding tyrosine-protein phosphatase; the protein is MLFFSKKKQTLKDLIPDNHIDIHSHLLPGIDDGARNIEETLFLTQSLQSFGIKQFITTPHIIQHVWENTHEQIQDIRNQTVVALEKNNIQLPFKAAAEYLMDDQFVKLFQSNDLLTLKGKHVLVEMSYINAPIQLYSILFDLQVAGYIPVLAHPERYLFYHKNKNEYQKLKRAGCKFQLNILATVGYYGKEVTIQAEELLQKGMYDFVGSDVHHSNHIKAFDQKLKIKDLNPLKEIIANNQFFKLD
- a CDS encoding GIY-YIG nuclease family protein; translated protein: MKTYFVYILKCADDSFYTGITNDLERRLYEHNVGFNKDSYTFKRRPVELVWYEMFTEPTQAIMIEKKIKGWSRRKKQALIDEDWDKLVRYSKNYTEYGKDDSSTSL
- a CDS encoding polysaccharide biosynthesis tyrosine autokinase, with translation MQNNLLNEETENDFQLRVIIDQYASHWKWFLLSVFICLSLAFVYLKLATPQYQSNTTILVKEDKNSMLSELSAFSDMGFGGGIKNDIDNEIEILRSRTLVESTVNELDLNVSLFAKKKFVTRELYSKAPILVRFENRKPKYYESEAELVFLKTGNNSFSLIEKVVEDRPLILVNSKKEYHFGETIPTSCGDLVIDKSVEHFSTNNLWDGESEIFIRLNPIADVAEGFRSQLKVNPVSKQSSVLELSLVDGVVEKSEQFLDNLVRIYNNNAVEDKNLISGNTSKFIAKRLALIAEELDGVEQDGESFKTSNRLTDIESEAKLFIEGSSEYDKKGIETEIQLNVANSMLDFIKKSNNSDLLPSNMISKDESSSTMVDSYNELVLERNRLLKSATAENPTVIKLDQQIASLRANVISSLERLRSSLTIQKRNLNNQEGLIDNRIKKIPSQERQFRAIARQQKVKEELYLYLLQKREETAIALSATEPNARVIDAAKAQKQPVFPKRAMITLVALILGLLIPFSILYLIDLLDTKVKTRLDIEGKTLIPFIGDLPTSESDHEVMNTGSRSSSAEALRIIRTNLEFMISKASDDKAKTIFLTSTFPKEGKTFVSVNLAATFALSGKKVLLIGMDIRNPRIDDYLTLPERGVTNFLSDKNIDLNSLVVKQEGYDNFYVLPSGVIPPNPAELLMSSRVDTIFETLKAQYDYIIVDTAPVSLVTDTLLIAKHADCFVYVVRANVLEKRMLNIPSTLYRDNKLPNMCMLLNDTDSSKGYGYSYGYGVHAQNEPWYKKLKK
- a CDS encoding polysaccharide biosynthesis/export family protein, translated to MKYLYLIKNNLVLFFICLFFSCGSKQEVVYYQNSDNLGKVESVNSYEIKIQADDLLMIIVSAEDPEVAAPFNLKAINVVSPTAQDLIGQQSSQLYLVDSQGTIDFPVLGKQKVSGKTRTEVVSMLTKKIATYIKNPIVNLRIMNFKVSVQGEVVAPGTFTINSERLTLLEALSMAKDLTIYGKRDNILVIREVDGKKTFNRVDLTKADIVNSPFYYLAQNDVVYVEPNRSKINASKIGPDTGVIISATSILVSLITLIISITK
- a CDS encoding polysaccharide biosynthesis protein encodes the protein MKTTTNSKLENYFSNLSLRFRVCNLSYLPRWIIVLFDLSVLIAAFLATYLLFKGMGLRYIKIDSELSFVGILLFTNLFFFWVFRTYSGIIRHSSYIDAVKLLFSQSSVLILFLVFNYTHEFVYGTKAFLNTSFFINIVLSFCGLFLYRVIVKQTFELYFSEGNKEGLTRAVIYGADANAISVANALKFESPSRFKIVGFIDKNKQNGTKRMLNLPILIQKKQIPTIMRSVGAQGLIFADKSLSKQEQLIIVDQCLEYNYKVYNVPVISDWENQKEISQKIKKIQIEDLLNRNPIVLDNKAISNQLKDKTILITGAAGSIGSEITRQVLGFNPKKVIILDQAETPLHHLNLETDTLKLKSKIKTVVADIRNFAALKRVFNKYHPDVVFHAAAYKHVPLMEKNPSQAIHTNVQGTKNLADLSCEFKVEKFVMISTDKAVNPSNVMGASKRIAEKYVQSLHLKNKAIGVAGTKFITTRFGNVLGSNGSVVPLFTKQIAEGGPITITHRDIIRYFMTIPEACQLVLEAGAMGNGGEIYIFDMGKPVKIIDLANKMIKLAGFTPGKEIEIQEIGLRPGEKLYEELLNDTSKTLPTYHDKIMIAQEIQEEYTLLHQNIEELIQIANSFDNKNIVAKMKFIIPEYKSMNSNYEVLDKISC
- the rfbA gene encoding glucose-1-phosphate thymidylyltransferase RfbA produces the protein MKGIILAGGSGTRLHPLTLAMSKQMMPVYDKPMIYYPLSTLMMAGINEILIISTPHDLPNFKRLLGDGSAIGCKFSYAEQPIPNGLAQAFVIGEDFIGNDSVALVLGDNIFFGSNMHELLQSNTNPEGGVVFAYHVSDPERYGVVEFDKDLKAVSIEEKPLKPKSNYAVPGLYFYDNSVVSIAKKIQPSARGEYEITDINKAYLEQGKLKVGILSRGTAWLDTGTFNSLMQAGQFVQVIEERQGLKIGCIEEIAWRQGFISDKELKLLAEPLKKSGYGEYLLSLFKK
- the rfbD gene encoding dTDP-4-dehydrorhamnose reductase translates to MEKILVTGANGQLGSEIQVLASQYSDFEFVFTDIVDFPLDDESVIIANFEKIQPNIVINCAAYTAVDKAEEDSVTANVVNHLAVATLAKLCHDNQSKLIHISTDYVFDGNSPIAYTEEDVPNPQSVYGVTKLAGEQACASLCPDSIIIRTAWVYSEFGNNFVKTMLRLMRERKAIGVVIDQIGAPTYAADLAQAIFTILNSGKWESGLYHYSNAGEISWYEFAKDIKEIAQLSCEVNGIPTSSYPTPAQRPSFSLMDTSKIKEKYAVQIVPYKESLKKMMAKL